Proteins co-encoded in one Brassica oleracea var. oleracea cultivar TO1000 chromosome C4, BOL, whole genome shotgun sequence genomic window:
- the LOC106338446 gene encoding uncharacterized protein LOC106338446, with translation MRERWNDYFSENPTYTDTLFRRRFRMNKPLFMKIVDRLSNEMEFFRQKRDGLGRQGLSTLQKCTAAICVLPYGTAADAVDEYLRLGETTTRSCVEHFVEGIIHLFGDEYLRRPTPADLQRLLDIGEFRGIPGMIGSIDCMHWEWKHCPTAWKGHLNDINVLDRSPVFDDIINGQAPQVTFSVNGREYHLAYYLTDSIYPKWETFIQSISLPQGPKAALFAKHQEAVRKDVEHAFGVLQARFAIVKNPVLFWDKAKIGKIMRTCIILHNMIVEDE, from the exons GCCGACGATTTAGAATGAACAAACCGTTGTTCATGAAAATTGTTGATCGACTCTCCAATGAAATGGAATTCTTTCGACAAAAACGAGATGGTCTCGGAAGGCAAGGTCTCTCTACACTTCAAAAATGTACAGCAGCCATTTGTGTCTTGCCATATGGTACTGCGGCTGATGCGGTTGACGAATACCTCAGGCTCGGTGAAACTACTACTCGGTCATGTGTCGAACATTTTGTGGAAGGAATAATACATTTATTCGGCGATGAGTACCTAAGAAGACCAACACCGGCTGATCTTCAACGTCTACTTGATATTGGTGAGTTTCGTGGAATTCCCGGGATGATAGGAAGCATCGATTGTATGCATTGGGAGTGGAAGCATTGTCCCACCGCTTGGAAAGGGCA CTTAAATGATATCAATGTTCTTGATCGCTCACCTGTTTTTGATGACATAATAAATGGTCAAGCTCCGCAAGTCACTTTCTCTGTCAATGGAAGAGAGTATCATTTGGCTTACTATCTGACCGACAGTATTTATCCGAAATGGGAAACTTTTATCCAATCTATTTCATTACCACAAGGACCGAAAGCGGCTTTATTTGCTAAACATCAAGAAGCTGTCCGAAAAGATGTCGAGCATGCTTTTGGAGTCTTGCAAGCTCGCTTTGCCATTGTTAAAAACCCTGTACTTTTTTGGGATAAAGCCAAAATTGGGAAGATTATGAGAACATGTATCATACTCCATAATATGATAGTAGAAGACGAA